One Siniperca chuatsi isolate FFG_IHB_CAS linkage group LG8, ASM2008510v1, whole genome shotgun sequence DNA segment encodes these proteins:
- the reep2 gene encoding receptor expression-enhancing protein 2, protein MVSWIISRIVVLAFGTLYPAYSSYKAVKTKNVKEYVKWMMYWIVFALFTTAETATDLLLSWFPFYFELKIAFVIWLLSPYTKGSSVLYRKFVHPTLSNKEKEIDEYIAQAKDRSYDTMMRFGKRGLNLAANAAVTAATKGQGVLSDKLRSFSMQDLTLITADDELSLHTSDARMRRDPMDEMSSGASTLPRAKSTTARQTRSLAATSLADDTSSQHGSDQSDTRTEHSDEDVGEKAPKRATSVKATKKPAAAKTETQTKTVKKPTKKKATTSNAETPP, encoded by the exons ATGGTATCCTGGATTATTTCGAGGATAGTAGT CCTTGCCTTTGGGACGCTCTATCCAGCATACTCCTCATACAAGGCTGTCAAAACGAAGAATGTGAAGGAATAT gtGAAGTGGATGATGTACTGGATAGTATTTGCGTTGTTCACTACAGCAGAGACGGCCACAGACCTGCTCCTATCATG GTTTCCATTTTACTTTGAGCTAAAGATTGCCTTTGTGATCTGGCTCCTGTCCCCATACACCAAGGGCTCCAGTGTCCTCTACCGCAAGTTTGTCCACCCAACCCTGTCCAACAAAGAGAAG GAGATAGATGAGTACATCGCACAGGCCAAAGACAGGAGTTATGACACTATGATGAGGTTTGGAAAGAGGGGTCTCAACCTGGCTGCTAATGCTGCTGTCACCGCAGCCACCAAG GGACAGGGCGTGCTGTCAGACAAGCTGCGGAGTTTCAGCATGCAGGACCTGACTCTCATCACCGCTGACGATGAGCTGTCTCTGCACACTTCAGACGCCCGCATGAGACGGGACCCCATGGACGAGATGAGCTCAGGGGCCAGCACGCTGCCCCGGGCCAAGAGCACCACTGCACGGCAGA CCCGCTCTTTAGCAGCCACATCCCTTGCGGATGACACGTCATCCCAACACGGCTCTGACCAATCAGACACAAGGACTGAACACTCTGATGAAGATGTGGGAGAAAAAGCCCCCAAACGCGCTACCAGTGTCAAGGCAACCAAGAAACCTGCTGCTGCTAAGACAGAG ACTCAAACCAAGACGGTGAAGAAGCCGACAAAGAAAAAGGCCACGACTAGTAATGCAGAGACGCCACCGTGA